The stretch of DNA TTTAAGCTACCCCTGATGAAACACCCTATTTTAAATTTACCTCCTACTAAAGTAGTATGGCGACTTCCATGAAAATGTGTTATTCAGGCACCTTCACTCCCACCCGTTCACCTTGCCCTCGCCACAGACCCAAGGCTCAAGCACCTCGACGGAACCCAGGGCACGCTTCGCAGGTGCCCTGGAAATCAACCTCCGCTGCGCTGCGGTTGATGGGCCGGCCCCGCGCCCTCCGCGTGTGCACTTGGGGGTCGTCGGTCCCGTGTCCGGCCCCCTGTTTGCGCGCGGCATTATCCTCCACGGTGGACGCGCGCAAACAGATGCAAGGTATGATTATCCGTAACGGAAAACTGTCGTACCGCTCGTGCCTCGCTGACAGTTTTCGTTCCGGCTTATCGCCCCTTGCTCCTGCGGAGGGCTTGTTCTCGACCGCTGCGCGGCCTTCGGAAGGACGGTTGTTATGGCGTTGTTTTCTAGGAAGAAAACACCTGCCCCGGCCCGGCCGCGGAACCCGTTTGTTGAGACGCCGGAGCAGGAAGCTGCTCGGCGGGAACGGGAAGCGGCAGAGGCTGCTGCTGCCGAAGCATCGCGGGTGGTTTATGAGCCGCGCAAGGGTGGCCGGCCTACGGTGGAGAACCCTCGCACGAAGCGTGTCTCCCTGTCCTTGTCTGACCAGGAGCACGAAACTCTGGTCGCTGCGGCTGAAGGCCAGCGGGTGTCAGTGTGGGCACGTGAGGTATTGCTAGACAGGCTAGATACTAGTGAGGTAAGTCACATTCCTGGTGAAGTAGCTCGCTTGCGTGCGGATCTGGGCCGGGTGGGCTCAAACCTGAACCAGTTGGTGCGTGCGGTGAACTCTGGGCAGACCGTGTCCAGTGCTGAGTTGCTGGAGGCTGTGGAGGCGACGCGTGAGGAATTGGCGCGGGTGCGCGGTGAGCTGCCGTGATCGCGAAAATTACGCGGGGTAAGAATCCTGGGGATATTGGAGCGTATCTGCACGGGCCGGGGAAAGCGAACGAGCACACCTACACTGCTGCCGGGCAGCGGGTCTCTGGTGGTGTGGTGGTCGGCTCGAACATTGGCGCCGAGGGGCAAACGGATCCGCGGTGGTGGGCGGGTGAGCTGCGTAAGGCGTTGAATACGCGTCCGGAGATCAAGAACCCGGTTTGGCACGCTTCCTTACGCAACACCAAGGAGGATCGGACGCTGTCGAATGAGCAGTGGGCTGATATTGGGCAGTCGTTCGCTGAGGACATGGGGTATGCGGAGCATCCGTGGGTGATGGTGCGTCATGGGGATGACCACGTGCATATCGTGGTCTCTCGGGTCGATGATGTGGGGGAGGTGTGGCATGCCAGGAACGACCGCCGGGTAGCACAAACAGCCTGCACCAAGCTGGAGAAAGCCTATGGGCTGGAGGCTGCGCCGCGTCGGCGGGAGCAGGCAAAGCAGCCGGTGCTGGTAGAGCGGGACAAGGCCCGGTTCAAAACCCAAC from Glutamicibacter halophytocola encodes:
- a CDS encoding plasmid mobilization protein, giving the protein MALFSRKKTPAPARPRNPFVETPEQEAARREREAAEAAAAEASRVVYEPRKGGRPTVENPRTKRVSLSLSDQEHETLVAAAEGQRVSVWAREVLLDRLDTSEVSHIPGEVARLRADLGRVGSNLNQLVRAVNSGQTVSSAELLEAVEATREELARVRGELP
- a CDS encoding relaxase/mobilization nuclease domain-containing protein, which codes for MIAKITRGKNPGDIGAYLHGPGKANEHTYTAAGQRVSGGVVVGSNIGAEGQTDPRWWAGELRKALNTRPEIKNPVWHASLRNTKEDRTLSNEQWADIGQSFAEDMGYAEHPWVMVRHGDDHVHIVVSRVDDVGEVWHARNDRRVAQTACTKLEKAYGLEAAPRRREQAKQPVLVERDKARFKTQQVASQREQKEREAHEATKKAAQRAKWRDASFPNPPTTRSSLSTAGKRTKKYTAPQIHPSRDEGYER